The Chitinivibrio alkaliphilus ACht1 DNA segment TCTGATCCCAGCGAACGGGAGTACGTTCCGCGATTCGTCCGATACTGGGGAGAATGAGTGTCCGGGAAATAAAAAAGACGCAGATTGCAGTGCCAAGAGAAACAAGGAGAATCAGCAACGCGCTTATCTGTTCTGCAGCAGGGATTTCATGGGTGAGCAAGAAAGAATATATGTTGGAAAACATGATTGATCCTTATATTGTACAGGGGCGATACTACTCCCCGTGGGAACAGATATCCTGATACATGGCGTAGGTTTGTTCGGCAATGGCTGTCCGGGAGTAGAAGTGTTCATAGCGTTTTTGCGCTCCTTCCACCATGGCTCGATGTGTATCTTGGCATCGATATCGAGTAATCTGCTGGGCCAAGGCGTTGCTCTCTCCTTCTGGAAAAAGAAACCCCGTTTCCTCATGGATGACGATATCGGTCATGCCGCCGGAATTGGAGGCGATAAGTGCCAGACCCATGCGCTGGGCTTCTAAGAGCACCATACCGAGTCCTTCGGTTTCGCCCTTCCAGTCGGTGAGAGAGGGCAGTATGAAAATATCTGATTCTCCCATGATTGTGCTTAAATCCTTGGGAGAAAGCTGTCGGATATGGCGGATTCGGTGTTCTACCTTGAGTCGCTTCATTTGCTCAGAGAGTGATGTTTCTTCAGGACCGGTCCCCACAATGGTAAGTTCGTATTCAGGGGGAAGCAGGGCGAGACTTTCTACAAGGACGTGCACCCCTTTCCGTTTGATGAGCCGCCCGATACAGAGAAGTTTTGTGCCCCCATAAAACCGTGGAGGTGAGAGAGGAAACTGCTCTTCACGGATTGGCATGGGAATTCGCAGGGTCTTTCTTGCCGGCAAAGAAAACATATTCATGGTGAGGTCTTGTACATACGTAGAGATAGTCTGAACACGTGCCGCCTTCTTAAAGACGGGGCGGGCAATGTGCGTAAGAAGGGGGAATTTTTTTAAAATAAACACATCGGTTCCATGCGTTGTAATAACATAGGGGGTTCTATGAAAGAAGGAGGCTAAATACATGATAAACCCTGAGGGAATCCACCAGTGGACGTGTACAAGGTCAAACCGTTCTTTTCGCAGGATACGACATAGCTTGAAAAAACAAGTGGCCATATATGCTCCGAAAAGTACCTTGTTCCAAAGGTTTTTCAAAACGAGCTCATGCATCTGTCCCGTATAGGCTAAACGCTCCCATTTTTCGGGGGCATACTGAAAGCGTTGCACATGCCATGTTCCCTGTTTCTCACAAGGTGAAAGCCCTGCTTGATGGGGGGCAAGTACAACGTATTCAACGCCTAAGTGAGCCACCGCCTCATGGTAGTTCCAAAGAAACGGGGCGACCGCATCTTCATGTGTTCTCGGAAACACGTGGGTGAGAGTAAGGACTTTCACCGTACGTTTCCGTAGCGTTTCCAAAGAAATGCTCCACCAAGATACACCCAGTATCCGCCCATGAGAAATACGAGAATACGAAATGGGGGAAGAATGGTATCGAGATAGGGGGACGTTGCCCGTAGTTCTATCTCATGGGTTCCCTCCGGTATGGTGATAGCCATCCACGCGAGATCACTTTGGTAGATATCCTGTTTTTCCCCGTTGAGATATATTTCCCATCCGGGATAGTACACTTCGGATATTCGTAGAATTCCCTCGTCAGGGGCTGTTATACGCGCCTTCCGTGTATTCGGGGTGTATCGCTTCCATTTGGTTTGAAGTTCAGAAGATTCTGTTTTCCGTGATGGAATTGGAGGTTCTTCCTGGAGTAGCACCGTAGAACGGGCGTCAAACCCTGGTTGTTCAAGAGTGGTTTGTATTTCCTGTTCTGTCATCACTTCATAGTGGGTTGTAAAGGAAAGGCGTGGGAGATAGTTTTGATTTTCCACAGGAAGAAAACCTTCACGTGTACGAAGAATGAAGTAGCGGCAGTTCGCTATATTCAAGCGATTACTTCCAAAGGGAAGCTGTTGAAAATTAAGGCCTTCTCCTCGTTGGTCCATAAAGGGCATGAGATAATTTCTACCTCCCTGACCGCGAAACTCACGATACCATGCGAGCTCGTTGTCGTGAAACCCATCGACACCTTCTAACCCGTAAATTCCGGCAATATTTTGTATCCTGGTGAAGCCGGGTAAAAAGAATACGCGAAAGGGTTCATCCTCCATCTTTTCAGCTAAGGCATTCAGTTGCGGGTCACTTGCAGTATAGGGGGTTGCGTCTTCAATTTTTATAAATTTATTGTTTACACGAATTGTGTCGATGCAGCCCATTACAAGGAGAATGGCTAAAACGGTATATCGCCCAAGTTTTTTCTGTATGAGAAGGAGTATGGTGATAAGAGCAGTCATGGTTATGAGAAACCATCCTGTGAGAGCTCCCGTAAAATTATCAGAAAAATTTCTTCGAAAGATTTGTTCTTTTTCAGGAAGGGTTTCCGTAAGAGGAGAGAGAAGCCCATACACAAAGCCTTCATTGCTAAAGAGTATCAAAAGAAACAGCGATACCCCCATGAGAGCATAGAGGGTACGTTCCACCCGTTTTTTTTGCGCTTCGGCAAGATTTGTATAATACCCGGTGAAAAGATCTTGGAGAAACAGGCAACTGAGGAGAACCACAGCAAAGGAGTACCAAAACATGATCATGCTCAGAGCACGAAATTTATCCACCCCCGGTATGGTGTGATAGGCAAGGGTGAGCAGTGGAGTGTGGGTGCCCATACTGAGAAGCACTGAAAATAGACCAACACCAAACCAAAAAAAACGGGTCTTGGTCGGCCGTGTATAGAGGGCAAGAAAAGCCAAAAGTGTTGCCACGGCGCCAACATACTCCGTATTTAATTTAAAGGGGTTTTCACTCCAGTAATACTCCAACCAATTCCCGAATTCGGGAACCCATAGAGAAAAGAATTCAGGCCAGTGTAAACTCCATGTGGCAACAAAGTCGATACCGCGATCTTCTCCCCGTACGGAAAGGCCATCCATGACAAAAGAAAAGGCGGGGTAGAGTTGTATCCCCCCGATAATAAGGACAATACCCATGGCCCCCCAGAATGCTCCGGCACGTGAAATAAGGGAAGAGAGTTCTTTTGTTTCCGTATATCTCACCCAGCTATCGTATACCCAGTAGGCAAAGAGCCCCCAGAGCATGAAATAGGTCATTTGAATGTGCGATGTAAATAGAGCCATACTGATGGCGGTGCCAAGGAGGGTTGTCTTAAAGAGGGTTGGTCGTGCCAGGAGAGAACGTAGAGACCAGACAATAAGCGGGAGTAAGGCAATAACAAACATTTTTCCATCATGTCCCGGATGCACATGGGAGAAAAATTGTGGGTTCAGCATGTAGAACATACCTCCCATAAACGCAACAAGAGGCTTCATCTTGAAGGAGTAGAACAGCATGAGATACATGGTAACTCCCGCAAGAAACACATGGAGTACCATTTTAATCCCCTCT contains these protein-coding regions:
- a CDS encoding glycosyltransferase — protein: METLRKRTVKVLTLTHVFPRTHEDAVAPFLWNYHEAVAHLGVEYVVLAPHQAGLSPCEKQGTWHVQRFQYAPEKWERLAYTGQMHELVLKNLWNKVLFGAYMATCFFKLCRILRKERFDLVHVHWWIPSGFIMYLASFFHRTPYVITTHGTDVFILKKFPLLTHIARPVFKKAARVQTISTYVQDLTMNMFSLPARKTLRIPMPIREEQFPLSPPRFYGGTKLLCIGRLIKRKGVHVLVESLALLPPEYELTIVGTGPEETSLSEQMKRLKVEHRIRHIRQLSPKDLSTIMGESDIFILPSLTDWKGETEGLGMVLLEAQRMGLALIASNSGGMTDIVIHEETGFLFPEGESNALAQQITRYRCQDTHRAMVEGAQKRYEHFYSRTAIAEQTYAMYQDICSHGE
- a CDS encoding YfhO family protein — encoded protein: MLKNSPKTVHTLCIAVFALTTLVLFHEFLFDSSTILADQHSDRIKDLGKKQSFQTTLQNEGEFSLWNPAVLGGMPTVDATAGDIMYPLSLPFYKTTPLVRAEGIKMVLHVFLAGVTMYLMLFYSFKMKPLVAFMGGMFYMLNPQFFSHVHPGHDGKMFVIALLPLIVWSLRSLLARPTLFKTTLLGTAISMALFTSHIQMTYFMLWGLFAYWVYDSWVRYTETKELSSLISRAGAFWGAMGIVLIIGGIQLYPAFSFVMDGLSVRGEDRGIDFVATWSLHWPEFFSLWVPEFGNWLEYYWSENPFKLNTEYVGAVATLLAFLALYTRPTKTRFFWFGVGLFSVLLSMGTHTPLLTLAYHTIPGVDKFRALSMIMFWYSFAVVLLSCLFLQDLFTGYYTNLAEAQKKRVERTLYALMGVSLFLLILFSNEGFVYGLLSPLTETLPEKEQIFRRNFSDNFTGALTGWFLITMTALITILLLIQKKLGRYTVLAILLVMGCIDTIRVNNKFIKIEDATPYTASDPQLNALAEKMEDEPFRVFFLPGFTRIQNIAGIYGLEGVDGFHDNELAWYREFRGQGGRNYLMPFMDQRGEGLNFQQLPFGSNRLNIANCRYFILRTREGFLPVENQNYLPRLSFTTHYEVMTEQEIQTTLEQPGFDARSTVLLQEEPPIPSRKTESSELQTKWKRYTPNTRKARITAPDEGILRISEVYYPGWEIYLNGEKQDIYQSDLAWMAITIPEGTHEIELRATSPYLDTILPPFRILVFLMGGYWVYLGGAFLWKRYGNVR